In Lolium rigidum isolate FL_2022 chromosome 3, APGP_CSIRO_Lrig_0.1, whole genome shotgun sequence, the genomic window AGATGATAGATTAgaagagactgacatgaaaccacaATCTATAGATTAAAATTGCAATGATTAAATATTAAATTTAAATATGGGAAGTTTGGTTCAATCTAGAGATTAAAATTGCAATGATTAAATATTAAATTTCAATATGAGAAGTTTGGTTCAATCTAGAGATTAAAATTGCAATAATTAAATATTAAATTTGAATATGAGAAGTTTGGTTGTGAGATAAGTTTGGTTGGGTATCGTTGAATTCCTCTAATGGGCATACATTTCTTATAATGTGCTCGTCTATGCATATGTACTTGTTGCGGTAACTTCACATGCTATAggattttcagattttgaaagcaTTTTCCTAGTTTTTAAATCCTGGACAATTCAAATGTATCAAAACCATCAGATGTaggtcttttttttttgtctagcCACCCATCCGGTCTTTTTTCGAAGTATATTTTTTCCCCTCTTAAAACGGTTTAAAAAATGATTCTACCTCAAATTTAGAATATATATGGGCGTAGAGAACAATTCCATACTTTAAACGCCCATTTAAAACATGTATACATTTATAACTTCTCGTTGGTTGTACATTTTAGCGAGGTATGGCCTATTTTCGAATTTCACACAGGGCCTAAAACTTTGCCAGCTCAGCCATGTCTACACACATCCAAGAACGTGTGATTTTGCACAATACCAGCTTGGTGCTTGGTGCTTGGTGCTTGTCACTTGGTCTCGGCCCATCAACAAATGCAGGTAGATGGCTTTGCCCGTGGTCCTTGTAGCCTCATCCACCATGTGATGAGCTGCTGCATCCGCAATGTCTGGTTCGGATCCTACCCGATCTTATTTACTGGAGTAGGTAACAATTTTTTTCTAGGAGCTAATTTGTTATTGTTGTGTAGGAATAAAGGGATGATATATTCTAAAAAGGAATACAGTAAATCTGGATGACTTCTTTGGAAGGTGAAAAGAAAGTTCCGCACTTGGGCAAGTTAGTCCCTTTGTTTTACTACTAATTTCTAATGAGCAGGTTCTAGGTTAGGATTTATATTTCAAATACTTAAAAACCTCACAATAGTATGGGTCTGCCCTTGGTTCAGTCCTAGTTAACGGTCACGATAGTCGATCAATGTTACGGCAACAAGGTCGCACGAGGTGGATGGACCGTGTGCGCGCGGCCGAGACGTCCAAGCTTGGGGGATAGAGAAACGACCAAGGGAGGATAGGGTTTCGCTAGGATTTGTGACCAACTGGATCTTTGTGCGAGTTCAGGGGACAACATGACGCACTAGAAGGTGGGGAAGGATACCATGCAAGATTTACATGAAGAATGAAGTGTCACGTCCGACGCAACATGCCCATGAGTCCGAATGGGAACATATAAGAGCAGTTGACTTAGAATGGTAGCGGGAGTCATACTATGAGAACAAAGGAGGCAACAAAGGCTATCCGCAATCCACTGATCTATACCTAGCTAAAGTTCgtcagatcatgcacaacaataaAGCAATGATACAATAAACATGCAGTTAAAGAGGTTACATGATTTATATCTGCGGCAGCGCGCGGGCATGTTTCCTAGTATTGACTTAAGTactgaaacaaaagaaaagggaaaCACGTAGATGAAGGAGTACTAATCCGTAGATAACACTGCTACCCTTGTTGAGAAAAAATATTCCCTCGGTCCTGATGGTATTCCAATTGAGGTGTGGAGAAGCCTCGGAGACGTGGCAATAGTATGACTAACTAAGATTTTCAACCATatttttcggtcaaacaagatgcccgaGTAGTGGAAGAAAAGCATATTAGTACCTATGTTCAAGAATAAAGAAGATATTCAAAGTTTTACTAACTACCGAGAGattaagcttatgagccatactatgaaaCCTTGGAAGAGAATCATCGAGCATCACTTGAGGAGAGTGACGAAAGTCACAAAAAACCAATTCGGTTTTATGCCCGAGAGATCAACTACAAAGGTGATTTTCTTACTTCGCCAACTTATGGAGAGGTATAGGGAGCAGAAGAAGGACCTACATATGGTCTTCATCGACTTggagaaggcgtatgataagATACCAAGGACGGTCATATGGTGGGCGCTGGAGAAACACAAAATTCcagcaaagtacattaccctcatcagaTATATGTACGAttatgttgtgacaagtgttcgcgCAGGTGATAGTGAGACCGATACCTTCCCAATCACGATAGGACTACATCAAGGGTCAACCTTGAGCCCATACATGTTTTTCTTGGTGATGGATGATGTGACcaaggatatacaaggagatattccTTGGTGTATACTCTTTgctgatgatgtggtgctagtagATGAAACTAGGGCCGACGTGAATAGGAAGTTAGAGCTATGGAGGCAAACTTTGGAGTCAAAGGGGTTTAGAATTGGCAGGACCAAGACTGAGTACATGCGATGCGACTTTTGTGGTGTTGGTGGTGAAGATGGAGATGTCAGTTTAGAAGGAAAGATAGTGCCCAAGAGGGACACCTTCTGTTACTTGGGATCAATGTTGCAAAGCAATGGTGATATCGATGAGGATGTTTGTCATTGGATCAATGCAGGGTGGATGAAGTGGAGGCAGGCATCTGGTATCCTATGTTACAAAAAGGTCCCACAAAAGCTACAAGGTAAGTTCTATAGGACGGCTATCAGATCGGCGATGCTTTGTGGGGACAGAATGTTAGCCCACTAAAAAACAACATATCCAACAAATGAGTGTCGTGGAGATGCGCATGCTCCGTTGGATGTGCGGCCATACAAGAAAGGACCGGATTAGGAACGAGGTAATTCACGATAGGCTAGGCGTGACACCGATCGATGAGAAGCTAGTCCAACACCGACTAAGGTGGTTTGGGCATATCCAGCGGAGGCCTCCAGAAGCTCCCGTTAACAGTGGAACTGTAAAGAGTATGGAGGAGACTAGAAGGGGTAGAGGACGACCAAAGTTGATATGGGCGGAGGCGATAAAAAGAGACCCGAGAGATTGAAATGTACCTAAAGTCTTAGCTCTTGATAGGACTTCATGGAGATTAGCGATCCATGTGCTGGAACCTTAGTCGCTCGCTTCTTTtctctttccttttttttccttttgttttcttctttcttctttcttcttttttcttttttcttttttctttctttctccttgtTTTGGTTCTCTTTTCTGTTggatttcatatctagcctaccccaacttgtttgggaaaaAGGATTTAATTTTCTCTTCTGCTCTGTTTGGTTGCACAGAATTCGACTCTGAATTGAATTAGGAATGGAAAACCAAATCAGCGATTTCAATGGAATACCATAATTGTTGTTTGGATGCGCATGGTATTCATCTGCAGAATCAAAAGAGCAATGGAATTCTAGAACCCGTTTGGATGCAAATTGTGTGGAATTGAATATTTTTGACTTTGAACAATATAAACTTTGAAATATGGATGAAATATACATGAACATATAGAATAATATAATTTTTCACATAATAaccttttatttcttttttctttccattttcttttctccttttatttctcttttctctttcctttttctttgcagCGATGGCATAAACTGGAGATGGCTTGCCGGAGGTTGGCGTAGCCGGCGAGCGGCGCAATTGGGGGTGGATTTGGAGCGCCGCTGCCGGCGAGCGGCGGAGCTGGCCGCGGATTTGTAGCTGGCCCCGATTCGCAggcgaggcggcgcgagggcggTTCCCtgcaggcggcggcgcggttcCCTGCAGGCGAGGCAGCGCGGGGGTGGGTCCCTGCagtcggcggcggcgcaggggcgATGATTCGCAGGCGAGGCGGCGTGATTCCctgcaggcggcgacggcggcgcggttccctgcaggcggcgacggcggctcggTTCCTGCAGGCGAGGCGACGCGGGCGCGGTTCCCTgcgagcggcggcgacgcggggtgGTGCAGGTCCCcgcaggcggtggcggcggcgcggtactCGTAGTCGGCGGCGGTgcggggggcggcggcgcggcgacgatgcgggcggcggcgcgggacaaTGCGAGTTTGGGGAGCGAGATAACGCTCGCTCGTTTCCGAGCGAATTCAGAGGTCCAGACCTCTGAATTGGGGAGGCCGAAAGTTACACTTGCGGGGCTGGACCTCGGAATTGGCCTCCGAATTCCACGGCCCAATTCTAAGCGCAACCAAACAGCGGAATTGACCTATATGGGCCTCAATTCCAATTCCGAGCCTCAATTCTTTGCAACCAAACAGGGCATTCTCCTTtatctgttgttgttgttgttgttgttgttgttatatcctccaaccgtgtaaacTCCTTCGTAAAAGGATCGCGATTATAGATGTGAATTCATTTCATTTTTAAGGAACTGCATACTACTACTGAATCGTGACAGGTCACGAGCTAATTCTTCAGATACTTTCATGTATACGTGCGCGTTGTACGGTTATTGTGGTGATCTGATATTGTAAAGAAGCTTAGTTTTATCCGACCAACTGACACTGGTTGGCCATGCAATCGACGCGAACAGATTATACCCGCCGTATCTATTGCTACGTAGTTGAGGCTTTGATTACAGATAAATAAAGCTTACTTTGTGGTTTACGATCAGGCTGAAGGGGATCCTGAAGAAACTCGTAGTGTCCGCCTGTCCGGTACTCCGGTTTCAGAAGCCAACGCCTGAACCCAGTACCACAATCCCCATAACCTGAATTAAGCATCATTAACGACCGTCGATACTGATTTTCAGGCTTCCACTTCTAACTGCTGCAAATCTTCGGTGAAGAACTTGCCAAATACAAAGTGTGTCTTGGAGCGGATTGCATCCGTTTGTATACTAGCATCTGATATTTTTGTTGGCACGCCAACGAGCCAAGCGAATCAGGAAAGCCTTGAAAAGCAGCGGCTGGCAACATATGCAAATCAAATCACAGAAAAAAAATCTTTGATTGATATCCTTCCCTTTTTTGATGATACCTTGATTACTGCTCCTAccagaaatgatcgttgagcttcTACCTCCCTGTATCTGCCTCATCAAACCTGTACATTGGCACGCGGTTCCGCGCCCGCTGGCCATGACTTCGTGCACAAGGAAGCGCCAGCGCTCCGCGGTGGCAACTTTGGATGCTGCCATGGcggcgccctcctctctctctccatggGCGTCGATccttcctggagatttgcttcgccTGATAGCAGGGCTTGTTTTGGAGGGCGATTTCCTGGATTACGTTCGCTTCCGCGCCGTTTGCACCAGTTGGCGATCTGGCACCGTCTGTCCACGCGGCCGTGGTGTCACCGATCCTCGCTTACACCCGCGCCGCTGGATGATGCTCACCGAGGGTCATGGCCTCTATCCTGGATATGGAAAGCTGGGTGGATACGTCCGCTTATTCAACCTCTACACGGGAACCTTCGTCCGTGCCAAGCTCCCGTTGTTCAGGAACCATTGCACGCTTGATAGTGTCGACGGCCTGCTCATACTCCAAAGGGACGAAGACACCGGCATCCGTGTCCTTCACCCTTTCACTGGCGACATTGCTGAGCTCCCACCACTGGCCACCCTCCTAACTCAGTTGGACGGTTATCTTAACCGAGCACCTGAATGGGAAAGGTGGTTCTCCATCAGAAACAATCTATGTGCTTCGGTTTCCTGCAATGCTGGAATCACCACAGTCATGCTTGCATTCCACCATCTGTCTCGTGTAGCCTTTGCTACCTCTCAGGACCGGCACTGGACTATGACAAGCTGGGAGGTTCCTCGTAGTGTTCGACCCTTGTCATTCCGTGGCAAGATATACGTGGTGCAtaaccaaactccaacagttgaTGCTACATCACATGTTCTCCAGATAGATCACCCCCTGCAGAATGAGATAGGCATAGGGTTTCAGCAGCCGTCACCACCACGGTTAGTCGCCACATGTCCGCCCAATGTTCTCCGTTATCCCATCTACCTGGTAGAGTGTGACTCGGAGATCTTGGTGGTTGGTCATAGTGACAGTTCCTTTTCTCATATTTTAGTATACAAACTTGCGGATCTTGTGCTGGGAAGGTTTATCCCTATAACAAGGATTGGAGATCGTGCCCTCTTAATCGAAGAAAGGTCTCTGAGCGTCTCCTCTAAGTCGTTACCTACAGTCATGGCTGAAACTGTCATCTACACGCATCCAAGAACGCGTGATTTTGCACAATACCAGCTTGGTACTGGCACTTGGTCTCGACCCATCGACAAATGCGGGATAGATGGCTTTGCCCCGGGTCCTCGTAGCCTCATCCACCATGTGATGAGCTGCTGCATCCGCAACGTCTGGTTCGGATCCTTGCAGATCTTATTTACTGGAATAGGTAGCATTTTTTTTTCCAGGACCTAATTGGTTATTGTTGTGTAGGAACAAAGGGCTGGTATATTCTAAAAATGAATACCGTAAACCTGGATGGCTTCTTTGGAAGGTGAAAAGAAAGTTCCGCACTGGGGTAAGTTAGTCCCTTTGTTTTACTACTAATTTCTAATGAGCAGGTTCTAAGTTAggatttttatttcaaatacttaaACCTCACAATAGTATGGGTTCGCCCTTGGTTCAGTCCCAGTTGAACTAAATTCGGCTATAGAAGTGGTGATTTCAAATGCCCAAAATAAGCGACAATGATACTAGTGAGGTCAATATCTTGGACTTCGAAAAAAGAAATGGAGTTAAAATTCGTGGTTTCCTGAATTGTGTTCAGGTGGATTTCAATCAATATTTGGTGAATTAAAATTAAATATTTGAATCCATGTTATTGGCAACACTAGTATAGGGTTAAATCATCCAGTTCTGAAAGTTATGTGAACAATCTAGACATTTTCACACAATATATTAGTTGCACacaaaaaactaaatgatcatgttTTTTTTCATCACTATGTATGGACAAAAATTATTGCATATAGCAGTTATACTAACTGAGTTTGTTACCGAGATCGATCAAAGTATATGTGTTTCAGTTCTCAAATACTTAATCCTCGTAATACTATCCATCCTCCCCCGGTCAGATCCCAATTGGATAAACACACTTTTGAAACCGCTAATTGCATTTGAAAGTGAACCGGAGTACTACAAATTCTtggttttctgaatttttattagGTGAACTTTCAATCATTGTTGGGTGAATTGAATTTACTACCATTTAAATCCATGCTGCCAGGTTAAACCGAAAGTTCATTGTAATGTGGACTTTTTCCTACAATGTATTAATTCTACACAAAAAACTGAAGTACTGTATTAAAGTTTTCCCCTGCACTATATACTATTGACTTAAGTCATTGCAGATTTAGTAGCTTGCTCAGGATGATTTCTTGCCTAGATCGATGCTTCTCTTATATTGTTTGTTCGATCATTTTTGTGTAGTCATATGGCCACCTATATATGACATCTCCTCATGTGCTTGTGTTGTTTTTGCTAGAGCTGAATGCATGACCCATGTTGCGTGGAGGAGCTGGTGGATGTCCACGATGAAGTAGAGAGACTCGTCCTGGTGCGCCGCACTAAGTTAGCTTTAACAAAATCTGTTGTACTCTGTGTTATGCACAAATGCAAGTCCTTCAGCCCCTGCTGCCCTGTACTGTTAAACtattgttttgtttgttgttcaGTACTAATATAGCATTGCTATATCCGGCAAAATGTTTTAGTTACAGCCTGAATCGGCGTCCCGAGCTCGATGAactggtccaattctctttcattgTTCATCCTTTGCAATCCTCGCATCCATGCCCCGTTATTTAGGGCCACACGTACAGTCAACTTCTTACTGAATGCCAGCTTGAACAAGTCTGGAGCAATCAAAGCCAAGACGGGGCATTCCCATTCAGCCAAACATCACGCCAGAACAAAGCCCTTTCGCCATTACCTGAAGAATCGAGGAGCAGGCAGAGAAAGTTGTTCATCCTGAAGAAACTCGTAGTCCGGTACTCCGGTTTCGGAAGCCAACGTCTGAACCCAGTACCACAATCCCCGTGACCTGAATTAATAATCATAAACTGTCGATACTGATTTTCAGGCTTCCACTTCTAACGGAtgcaaatctttggtgaagaacttGCCAAATACACAGTGTAACTTGCAGCGGATTGCATCAGGAAAGCCATCCAAATCAAATCACAAACAAAAATCTCTGATTGATATTCCTTTCCCTTTCTGATGATACCTTGATTACTTCTCCTACCAGAAATGTTGGTTCAGCTTCTACCTGCCTATCTGTCTCATCAGACCTGCACATTGGCACGCGGTGATGACACCGTCGTGATCTCTCCCGGATCCGGTTCCGCGCCCGCTGGCCATGACTTCGTGCACAAGGAAACGCCGGCGCTCCGCGGTGGCAACTTCGGATGCTGCCAGTGCCATGCCGGcgccctcttctctctctccatGGGCGTCGATccttcctggagatttgcttcgccTGATAGCGGGGCTTGTTTTGGAGGGCGATTTCCTGGATTATGTTCGCTTCCGTGCCGTCTGCACCGGTTGGCGGTCCGGCACCCTCTGTCCGCGCGGCCGCGGCGTCACCGATCTGCGCTTCCACCCGCGCCGCTGGATGATGCTCACCGAGGGTCACGGCCTCTACCCCGGATATGGCAAGCTGGATGGTTACGTCCGCTTCTTCAATCTCTACACGGGTACCTTCGTCCGTGTGAAGCTCCCGTTGTTCAGAAATCACTGCGCACTTGACAGTGTCGACGGCCTCCTCCTACTCCAAAGGGACGAAGACACCGTCATCTGTGTCCTCCACCCTTTCACTGGCGACATTGCAGAGCTCCCACCACTGTCCACCCTCCTCACTCAGCTGGATGGTGATCGCAACCAAGTACCTGAGTGTGAGAAGTGGTTCTTCATCAGATACAATATATGTGCTTCAGTTTCCTGCAATGCTGGGATCATCTCCGTCATGCTTGCATCCCATTATCAGTCTCGTGTAGCCTTTGCTACCTCGCAGGACAGGCATTGGACTGTGACAAGCTGGAAGGTCCCACGGAGTGTTCGACCCTTGTCATTCCGTGGCAAGCTATATGTGGTTCATAACCAAACCCCTGCCATTGATGCTACATCAACTGTTCTCCAGATTGATCACCCCCTGCAGGATCAGATAGGCTTAGGCTCTCGAGAACCGTCACCACCGAAGTTAATTGCCACATGTCCGCCAAACATTCTCCGCTACCCCCTCTATCTCGTAGAATGTGACTCGGAGATCTTGGTGGTTGGTCATAGTGATAGTTCCTTTTCTCACATTTTAGTATACAAACTTGCCGATCTTATGTTGGGAAGGTTTATCCCCATAACAAGCATCGGACTTCATAGAAGAAAGGTCTCTAAGTGTCTCCTCTAAGTCCTTACCTACCATCATGGCTGAAACTGTCGTCTACACACATCCAAGAACACATTATTTTGCAC contains:
- the LOC124696888 gene encoding uncharacterized protein LOC124696888; this translates as MERYREQKKDLHMVFIDLEKAYDKIPRTVIWWALEKHKIPAKYITLIRYMYDYVVTSVRAGDSETDTFPITIGLHQGSTLSPYMFFLVMDDVTKDIQGDIPWCILFADDVVLVDETRADVNRKLELWRQTLESKGFRIGRTKTEYMRCDFCGVGGEDGDVSLEGKIVPKRDTFCYLGSMLQSNGDIDEDVCHWINAGWMKWRQASGILCYKKVPQKLQGKFYRTAIRSAMLCGDRIDGINWRWLAGGWRSRRAAQLGVDLERRCRRAAEPLSPWASILPGDLLRLIAGLVLEGDFLDYVRFRAVCTSWRSGTVCPRGRGVTDPRLHPRRWMMLTEGHGLYPGYGKLGGYVRLFNLYTGTFVRAKLPLFRNHCTLDSVDGLLILQRDEDTGIRVLHPFTGDIAELPPLATLLTQLDGYLNRAPEWERWFSIRNNLCASVSCNAGITTVMLAFHHLSRVAFATSQDRHWTMTSWEVPRSVRPLSFRGKIYVVHNQTPTVDATSHVLQIDHPLQNEIGIGFQQPSPPRLVATCPPNVLRYPIYLVECDSEILVVGHSDSSFSHILVYKLADLVLGRFIPITRIGDRALLIEERSLSVSSKSLPTVMAETVIYTHPRTRDFAQYQLGTGTWSRPIDKCGIDGFAPGPRSLIHHVMSCCIRNVWNKGLVYSKNEYRKPGWLLWKVKRKFRTGASTSNGCKSLVKNLPNTQCNLQRIASGKPSKSNHKQKSLIDIPFPF
- the LOC124696889 gene encoding uncharacterized protein LOC124696889, with the protein product MTSCTRKRRRSAVATSDAASAMPAPSSLSPWASILPGDLLRLIAGLVLEGDFLDYVRFRAVCTGWRSGTLCPRGRGVTDLRFHPRRWMMLTEGHGLYPGYGKLDGYVRFFNLYTGTFVRVKLPLFRNHCALDSVDGLLLLQRDEDTVICVLHPFTGDIAELPPLSTLLTQLDGDRNQVPECEKWFFIRYNICASVSCNAGIISVMLASHYQSRVAFATSQDRHWTVTSWKSSQ